In Terriglobus sp. TAA 43, a single window of DNA contains:
- a CDS encoding YeiH family protein: MSNTRAVPDTSGPLVNLFRTLPGILLLFAVGYAGKFLEQFIARYGKAHHLVLPNIEYVLWAILIGLLISNTVGVPKIFRSGVATYEFWLKLGIVLLGARFLMGDILKLGGLALVLVFVEIILALAFMTWLGKRFRLAPKLVSLLSVGASVCGVSAIIATQGAIDADEEDSSYAIAAILALGAVSLFLFPLIGHALHLSDQAYGVWTGLAVDNTAETAAAGALYSDAAGKVAVLVKTCRNAMIGFVVLGYAIYWASKGQASGVENKVAFLWKKFPKFVLGFLLISTLASIQFFSKTNLVALGNLSRWAFLLTFAGVGLRTSFRDLSKQGVRPLMVGVIGEVVIAVMTLALVWGADRAFHL; the protein is encoded by the coding sequence TTGTCGAATACTCGTGCAGTTCCTGATACCTCTGGCCCGCTTGTGAATCTGTTCCGCACTTTGCCCGGCATCCTTTTGCTATTTGCTGTCGGCTACGCAGGAAAGTTTCTAGAGCAGTTCATTGCTCGCTACGGCAAGGCGCACCATCTTGTCTTGCCGAACATCGAGTATGTGTTGTGGGCAATCCTGATCGGTCTGTTGATCTCCAACACTGTTGGCGTACCGAAAATCTTTCGCAGCGGAGTAGCCACCTACGAGTTCTGGCTGAAGCTTGGCATTGTGCTGTTGGGTGCGCGCTTTCTGATGGGCGACATCCTGAAGCTTGGTGGATTGGCGCTGGTACTGGTGTTTGTTGAGATCATTCTCGCGTTGGCTTTCATGACATGGCTGGGCAAGCGGTTCCGTCTGGCGCCCAAGCTGGTTTCGTTGTTGTCCGTCGGAGCTTCGGTGTGTGGTGTGTCGGCCATCATCGCCACGCAGGGCGCGATTGACGCCGATGAGGAAGATTCGTCTTATGCCATTGCCGCGATCCTCGCGCTGGGTGCGGTATCGCTGTTCCTGTTTCCGCTCATTGGTCATGCGCTGCACCTGAGCGATCAGGCTTACGGTGTGTGGACTGGTCTCGCCGTGGACAATACCGCGGAGACCGCCGCTGCAGGCGCGCTGTATTCCGATGCTGCGGGTAAGGTCGCTGTTCTGGTGAAGACATGTCGCAACGCCATGATTGGCTTTGTGGTTCTTGGCTACGCCATCTACTGGGCATCGAAGGGACAAGCTTCAGGCGTAGAAAACAAAGTTGCGTTTCTGTGGAAGAAGTTCCCGAAATTCGTTCTTGGCTTTCTACTGATTTCCACGTTGGCTAGCATTCAGTTTTTCTCCAAGACAAACCTGGTAGCGCTTGGTAATCTCTCGCGCTGGGCGTTTCTACTGACCTTTGCAGGTGTTGGTTTACGTACCAGCTTCCGTGATCTGAGCAAGCAGGGTGTGCGCCCGTTGATGGTAGGTGTCATCGGCGAAGTAGTGATTGCGGTGATGACATTGGCGTTGGTGTGGGGTGCGGATCGCGCCTTCCATCTCTGA
- a CDS encoding DUF2306 domain-containing protein, which translates to MATLPASAAHATPIRRLRPHHYLWILLGLMGLSVLAYTDYPTFFGSDPLHARARFLKELVILIPHAVSGVTATVLGPFLFSTRFRQRHLLRHRVMGRVYVICIAVAAPTAYLLEPNIANGVGGLLWAACTFAAYQTTHNRQIQAHRQWMVRSYLFTLNFIFTRVANPVPAWVHLSDERFFLILVSLFAAYLFFPDIYFNWRELTTSRKAAA; encoded by the coding sequence ATGGCGACGCTTCCAGCATCGGCTGCTCACGCAACACCGATACGTCGTCTGCGTCCGCATCATTATCTCTGGATACTACTGGGTCTAATGGGACTCAGTGTTCTGGCTTACACCGACTATCCAACCTTCTTTGGCTCCGATCCACTTCATGCGCGGGCCCGATTTCTGAAAGAACTCGTGATCCTGATTCCGCACGCCGTCTCCGGAGTAACGGCGACGGTGTTAGGTCCGTTCCTGTTCTCTACGCGCTTCCGACAGCGGCACTTGCTGCGGCACCGTGTGATGGGTCGCGTGTATGTGATCTGCATTGCGGTCGCGGCCCCCACGGCATATCTTCTGGAGCCGAACATTGCGAATGGTGTTGGCGGATTACTGTGGGCAGCATGCACTTTCGCCGCTTATCAGACTACTCACAATCGACAGATACAGGCGCATCGGCAATGGATGGTGCGCTCTTACCTGTTCACGCTGAACTTCATCTTCACGCGCGTGGCAAACCCTGTGCCTGCGTGGGTACATCTCAGCGATGAGCGATTCTTCCTGATCCTCGTGAGCCTCTTCGCGGCTTATCTATTCTTCCCAGACATCTACTTCAACTGGCGTGAACTCACGACAAGCCGTAAGGCCGCGGCTTGA
- a CDS encoding cupin domain-containing protein: protein MNRRDFLGAAGVLPSALVQHSQGITHVDTVRTGPALKSSVVKSSSLQATGDSPGAKAKTHFNGPTRQLAALASGMVTLEPGARPHPPHRHPEEELVIIAEGNGEIVVDGVTTHVGPGDMMYAEANMLHGIVNTGTTRMTFYFTKMLARNA from the coding sequence ATGAACAGGAGAGACTTTCTGGGAGCGGCTGGCGTGTTGCCCTCCGCTCTCGTCCAGCATTCGCAGGGCATCACGCATGTAGACACCGTGCGCACTGGTCCGGCACTCAAGAGCTCCGTGGTGAAGTCCTCCAGCCTGCAAGCCACTGGCGATAGTCCCGGTGCGAAGGCGAAGACACACTTCAACGGCCCCACGCGACAGCTGGCAGCATTGGCATCAGGAATGGTGACTCTGGAACCCGGTGCACGCCCGCATCCGCCGCATCGTCATCCGGAAGAGGAGCTAGTGATCATCGCGGAAGGCAACGGCGAAATCGTAGTGGATGGTGTCACCACCCACGTAGGCCCCGGCGACATGATGTACGCCGAAGCCAATATGCTACACGGCATCGTCAACACTGGCACCACCCGCATGACCTTCTACTTCACGAAGATGCTCGCCAGGAATGCCTGA
- a CDS encoding DUF1080 domain-containing protein yields MRTAIAILFLATSVSIAAQSVPKELESQPTRPPVTGPHGETLIGMPKFHEPLPYDIDAHTGYTQIFDGASLKGWDGDPTIWRVEDGIMIGETLQDKPRGNSYIVYTDKKTKDFDLKLQMKIEKGGGGGIQYRSHAGTPWTRPQPAAAGPNGTPTKWLLTGPQADFWFPVGRAAQQHTGQWYSENTMQGILAYRGQVTQALPGDANRLVANIGDRQGLGGYVRTNEWNDYEIIARGGVMMHIMNGQLMAIFIDDNPNDANNQIGNIGFEIESQPCKISVRDIWLRTFDQ; encoded by the coding sequence ATGCGCACTGCCATCGCCATTCTCTTTCTTGCAACGTCCGTTTCCATCGCCGCCCAATCTGTCCCGAAGGAACTGGAATCGCAACCAACGCGTCCGCCCGTCACCGGACCACACGGTGAAACCCTGATCGGCATGCCCAAGTTCCACGAGCCGCTGCCCTACGATATCGACGCACACACCGGCTACACCCAGATCTTCGACGGCGCCTCCCTCAAGGGATGGGACGGTGACCCCACCATCTGGCGCGTGGAAGACGGCATCATGATCGGCGAGACGCTGCAGGACAAGCCGCGCGGTAACAGCTACATCGTTTACACCGACAAGAAGACCAAGGACTTCGACCTGAAGCTCCAGATGAAGATAGAGAAGGGCGGCGGAGGCGGCATCCAGTACCGCTCCCACGCCGGGACCCCTTGGACGCGTCCACAACCAGCTGCAGCAGGCCCCAACGGCACACCAACCAAGTGGCTGCTCACCGGCCCGCAGGCCGACTTCTGGTTCCCTGTGGGGAGAGCCGCGCAGCAGCACACCGGCCAGTGGTACTCCGAGAACACCATGCAGGGCATCCTGGCCTACCGGGGCCAGGTAACTCAGGCCCTCCCCGGCGACGCCAACCGCCTAGTAGCCAACATCGGCGACCGCCAGGGCCTGGGTGGGTATGTGCGCACCAACGAGTGGAACGATTATGAAATCATCGCGCGCGGCGGCGTGATGATGCACATCATGAACGGCCAGTTGATGGCCATCTTCATTGACGACAACCCAAACGATGCCAACAACCAGATCGGCAACATCGGCTTCGAGATCGAGTCGCAACCGTGCAAGATCAGCGTGCGCGATATCTGGCTGCGCACCTTCGACCAATAA